aaaaaaaaaattaataatttttttattttttaatatatttaacaaatttttaataataaaaataaaaatattaaaaaataattttttttaaaaatattataatttatatttattttaaaatttttttttaaaaaatatatattttatataataaataaataaataatatttttatattattatatctaaacataattcataaataaaaaatttttttatataagatatacaaatataaaaaaagataaatttttaacCTCAACCAAAAAGCCCTTAAACGCGCATCATTGATCCTCGTCTCTGGTCTGAATTCCAAGGAAGAAGATCCTCAGACCTTGTTTCAACTTTCAATTGTGCGCGTGATCTTCTTGTGTTTGACGTTGTTGCTGCTGTTGCTGCATTATCTCACACAAACATGGTGCCTTCTCTCCCCTGCCGCTCTCTTTTCACTCTCTTGCTGTTTCGTTTCAGAATGAATCCCTACCCCTATATCTTTgatcaattttaatttcaattttgatttcactTGATCACTAGCTTTTCTGTTCAATTTGATAACTTGCTGTTAATGTAGTACATACACTAACCCATTGTTCTTCTCTATGAATTTTCTCAATCAAATCTAAATTTCTCACCGCCCCGCCCTAATTGCTCCTCTTTCCCGTTTTGTTTACTTTAATCCTTTGAGCGAGAGACACCGCGAGTACAACATAGGTTTTTCAACACAGAATTTAGCTATGCTTTCGATCATTGATCATTGTTTATTGGTAAAGGAATAGCATGCTGCCTCCTAGACAATAACTCTTCTTTTGGTATGCACCTTTTGTTTTTCCAGTCAGCTATATATAGAGGGGAATCGTATAGAGGGGAATCCAGGAAGCACAGCAAATCGAGAGGACGCCATCATTTGACCCAGCAGAAAAAGCAGGAGATTAAGGAAGCTTTTGAATTATTTGACACTGATGGCTCAGGTTTTCTGCATTCTATCTATCATCAAAATAGTAACGACTATactttaatgtatattttaaaatgctaatatttatattttgatgATTTATAGGTACTATTGATGCCAAGGAGCTGAATGTTGCCATGAGGTATGTTTTATTGTTTTATCTTTCACAAGATTGATATTTTTAGTATTACTTCTTGGCTATGTAGTCTTCATAACAAAATATCATCTTTTTCAGGGCCCTAGGGTTCGAGATGACAGAAGAGGTATTATTACCTATATGTTCAATTCTCTCTACCTTACTTATGGTTGAATGGAGTTTCCTAAAAGAAACTGGTTCCATTGTGTTGTTTTTGTTTAGTTAAATTATTGTTCTTTGTGTGATGAAGAAGGGAGATGAAGTTATCTTCTCCTATTCTCCTTTTATTTAGTCATATTGAACATTTATATGTGATTATTACTCCTTATTCCAAACTAGGGAGTCAATTACCTGAAATGGATTCGAAATTTACTATAGCAGAATAGCACTGGTTTGTTTATGGTGCTGAATGAGATATCATCTTGTCATTCTTTTTGTTAGAAGTCTGTTTGTCTGGCTTACAGATAGTACATTGTTATTCCAGCAAATAAATCAAATGATAGCAGATGTGGACAAGGATGGTAGTGGTGCAATTGACTATGAAGAGTTTGAGTACATGATGACAGCTAAAATAGGAGAAAGGGACACTAAGGAAGAGCTCATGAAAGCTTTTCAGATTATTGATCAAGATAAAAATGTAAGTGTTTTTGCTTTTGTACATCCTTTCTGCATTATCTTCTTGATTCTCATTGCCTGGGCTTTGGGGCAAGTGCAGGGAAAGATATCTGTATCAGACATTAAGCGCATTGCGAAAGAGCTAGGTGAAAGATTCACTGACAGAGAGATCCAGGACATGGTTGAGGCGGCAGACATAGATGGTAAGTTAATCATATTCTGTCCAAATCTATCTTCTAAGTTCTAACATGAAAATTTTTGCCTATACTCCTCTATGTCGAAAAGTTTTTATGTGACAAATTTTGCAATGACTTAGAGCTTCCAATTAAGGTTTTCTGTGATAATGTGTGACACTGGGCCTGCCATCATAGTTAATAACACATGCATGGCACATCATAGTTATAATTTTGCAGAGGTTAAGATTGGCTATGCCCTTGACTGactttcaattttgattttatgaattaTTGGCCCTAATGTTGGATTGTTATCTTTTAAGGAAATTTCAAACTGTTTTCTAATTCCTTTTTAGATTGAATTTAATGATTAATGCTAACTGTTATTTGTTAGATATGTCATGGTTTTAATCATGAACACTTGGTTGATGGCTTGATTGGTTTTCTTGTAAAAAGTTACTAACGAGAATATTTGAACATATTAAAAGTTCATCGAACGCAAATGCAGTAATATACTTgtaattgatattttattttatttttttggttttaaaaTGTGCAGATGATGGAGAGGTTAATGCGGAGGAGTTCATAAGGATGATGAACAGAACCAACTACCATCACTAATCATATAGGAGTATTAGTTTGTGTCATATTGTGAAAATCGTATGAATGACTCGAATCTTTGTTTATTACCGACAAATAACATAGCTTTATGTCCGCTATTTCTTTTTGTTGtagtttatttatttgaattattcTTAAATCTAAATGATATTTCTTAATTTGTATGAAAATGAGAAAAGTAACGGAGAGCTTTTTAAGGATATCACATTCACATTGTCATTTTTTAATTCTGAATTTCTGATATTGAAAAAAATGATGTGTTATCCACCATTATTGGGTTTTGAGTGTTATTCACCGCGGTTAACAGATCGGAAGGTCCGATTTAGTCAACAGATTGGAAGTTAAGTTTTTTTAAAGGTAAAAATTTA
The genomic region above belongs to Arachis stenosperma cultivar V10309 chromosome 5, arast.V10309.gnm1.PFL2, whole genome shotgun sequence and contains:
- the LOC130982172 gene encoding caltractin-like, with translation MSAIYRGESYRGESRKHSKSRGRHHLTQQKKQEIKEAFELFDTDGSGTIDAKELNVAMRALGFEMTEEQINQMIADVDKDGSGAIDYEEFEYMMTAKIGERDTKEELMKAFQIIDQDKNGKISVSDIKRIAKELGERFTDREIQDMVEAADIDDDGEVNAEEFIRMMNRTNYHH